ACGCCGGCCGAGCGAACGATGCGCAGCCGCGCCAGCGCGCCGGCCAGCCCTTTGGCGTCGGCCTTGTCCACCTTGCCCAGGCTCATGGCCCAGACGACCACCGAGGCGGCCGCGGCGGCCAGCAGCAGGAACATGACAGCCTGCATCTCCGTGGACGCATCGGCGAACACGCCGCCCACCGTCAGCCGTTCGGCGGCCGGCACGAGGGTGTAACCGCCCTCCTGGGCCGATGCCGCGCCTGCGGCCAGCGCCGCGCCCATGCCTGTCGCCAAGCGTCTTCCCACAGTCCGCATCGCGGCCTCCCAGCTCATTATTACAACCGTAGCAATGTCAGATTACAGTTGTAACAAGCCCTGTCAACCGGCCGCGATGGGACCTTGGGGTTTAGGCGCTACGGCGGCGGACCAGTCCGACGATGAACAGCAGGATGACTGCGCCCGCCGTGGCGACCAGCAGGCTGGGCAGGATGCCCGAGCCGGTGCCGATTCCCAGGGTCGTGGCCAGGAAGCTGCCCAGGAAGGCGCCGACGACGCCGACGATCAGATTGGTGACGAGGCCGTGGCTGCGCCCCATCAACTTCTCGGCGATCCAGCCGGCCAGGATGCCGATTAGGATCGCACCGATAATACCAACACCGCTCATGACTGTTTCCTCCGTGAATGCGGCCATGGAAATGCGGTCGCCGCCGGGAGGTTGCATGCTGGCGCTTGGAAAGCGTCGCCGGTCAGTAGACCCGGGGCCCTCCGGTCATGAGGCGCACGTAGAGGATCGAGGCGATCACCACCGCCAGACTCGCGAATGGGCGCG
This portion of the bacterium genome encodes:
- a CDS encoding GlsB/YeaQ/YmgE family stress response membrane protein; translation: MSGVGIIGAILIGILAGWIAEKLMGRSHGLVTNLIVGVVGAFLGSFLATTLGIGTGSGILPSLLVATAGAVILLFIVGLVRRRSA